A single region of the Maniola jurtina chromosome 21, ilManJurt1.1, whole genome shotgun sequence genome encodes:
- the LOC123876366 gene encoding uncharacterized protein LOC123876366 has product MVVKLSHSALCVDVYPALQKCRGRQVDCAAERRQKLSALPALVEDDSETFETETERSYILHTEGLLRRQKSVSPQRREKMRRQLALPSLSEDEEP; this is encoded by the coding sequence ATGGTCGTGAAACTATCACACTCCGCGCTGTGCGTGGACGTTTACCCCGCGCTTCAGAAGTGCCGCGGAAGACAAGTCGATTGTGCGGCGGAAAGGCGACAGAAGTTGAGCGCTTTACCAGCCCTCGTCGAAGATGATTCCGAGACGTTTGAAACGGAAACGGAGAGATCCTACATCCTGCACACTGAAGGACTGCTGAGGAGACAGAAATCCGTTTCTCCGCAGCGAAGGGAGAAGATGCGCCGACAACTTGCTCTACCGTCTCTGTCAGAAGATGAGGAGCCTTGA